The Bradyrhizobium sp. 195 region ACGCCGAGCTTAACATGGGATAGAATCCTGAGCCGTTTGCACGGAACGGAAGAGCTTTCATGATGAAGATGAAGAAGATGATGCTGGACGCACGGGTTCGCTTCGCGTCCGAAGAACAAATCCATCGGGGGCGCGTTTGTCGGCCTATGGTCCGAGCGATGGCAAGCTCATCGCGCGGCCGGGCCAGCAAGACCAGCAAGGGAGGTGCAAGATGGCGTCCAGAGCACAGAATAGCGGCGGTCGACAGACAACCGATCATGACGTCATCCGGAAATGGACCGAGGAGCGGGGCGGCAAGCCGGCGACGGTCAAGGCAACAGAAGAGGATGGTCACGCAGGAATCCTGCGCATCGATTTCGATCCGCCGGATGGCGGGCTCGACCGCGTCGGCTGGGACGAGTTCTTCGAGAAGTTCGACGAGGCCGGAATTGCGTTCCTTCATCAGGACCGGACCAAGAACGGCGAACTGAGCCGCTTCCACAAGTTCGTGCGGCGGTAGCCCGGACCCGCGCCATGTCGAGCGGTTGGATCGACGCGATGCGTGCGGGCGATTTCGCTCGCGCTTGGGAAATCAATGATCGTGATCTAATTGAGATCGCGCACCCGCCCAAGCACATGGGGCCGCGCCACCTCCAGCGGATCTGGCGGGGGGAAGACCTGAACGGCAAGAACGTGCTGGTCCGTTGTTACCATGGGCTGGGCGATACCATCCAGTTCCTTCGCTTCATGCGGCCGCTCCGGGATATTGCGCGCAGCGTCACGATCTGGTGCCAGAGCGAGCTTCTGCCGTTGGTCGAGCGAACGGATGGCGTCGATCGTGCCTTTGCTCTCCATGACGGTGCGCCTGATCATCAGTTCGAGGTGGATATCGAGATTATGGAGGTGCCACACGCCGTGAAGGCGAGGCGGGACCAGATCGAGATGCGGATACCTTATCTGGCGCTGCCGTCAGCGGTCGCGCCGACGCTCCCGCAAGGCGGAGGTCGTGCCGTCGGGCTGGTTTGGGAAGTCGGAAATTGGGACAAGCGTCGGACGATACCATCCGCGCTGTTGCGGCGCCTGGTCGTTCCAGGCGTAACGCTTTGCTCGCTCCAGCTCGGGGCCGGCGCGGCCGAACTGGCCGAGATCGGCGCGATCGACATCAGCACGCCTGACGTTGTGGCTCTCGGTCACGTCCTGCAGCAGCTCGATCTCGTGGTTTGCGTCGACACGATGGTTGCGCATCTTGCCGGAGCCCTTGGGTATGATGCATGGGTCTTGTTGCATGCTGATTGCGACTGGCGCTGGCCATTAGCCGGATCTCGCTCCTCATGGTATCCTAGCCTGACGCTGTTTCATCAGAGAGTGTCGGGCGACTGGGATCATGTCATTTCCGACGTGCGCAACGCCTTGGTTGGGCGCGTCTCGGAGCTTCAAGGCGTCGTTTGAAGGCTCAAGCGAGCGTAGTCTGCGGCCTGAAATGGGGCGGTTGGGCAGCCTCGCGGTTGGGCTGAGTTCCCAGATAAGTCGGATCAAATCTTGGGGCCGCACAAGTCCCGGCCAATTCATGATGGTGATGGATTTGCCGTGCCATTGCAGCAGGCTGCATCGAGGCAGTTCCTGGATGGTACGGTCGGCAGGACAGGGGAGATACTGCGCGCCGCACCAGGTTGCTATCGACACGAGGTCGGTAAAGCGCCAGGAGATTGGCAATGTCGCCGCCACGACGCAGTCTCAAAATCTGCTATTCCCGGCAGGGCTTGAACGTCTATATGGTCTCCATGTTGTCTTATCGCTTTCCGGCCCCCATGATGGATTGGAGCGAGAGTTCAAATTCTTCAATTGGATGGAAGGCGGCGTGTGCACAACGTGTGCATCGGAGATCAAACGAAATCTCAGCACAGGTAACGTGAGCAGGCCCGTGGCGCATGGCACGATCTGAGTTTCGGAGGGCAGGAGGCGGGACAGTGCTTGCGGGCGGTGGTCATCTGTTCGGCGCGGAATGATCAGATATCGAGGATTTGGCTCCCGCGATTGCGCAGTCGCCGCAAGTGGGGTAGCCGCGCGTCGGCCCTTAGTCGCGCCTGCGCGCGCGCAGTTTGCGGAAATGATCGAGCGCGACGAGCAAACGGCTGGACGCGATCCCTGGCGTCGGGCCGGCGCTGGCAACAGCGCTTGTCGCGAGCGTTGCCGATGCCAAGGTCTTCCGATCAGGTCGGGATTTCTCGGCCTGGGTTGGGCTCGTGCCGAAGCAGAACTCGAGCGGAGGCAAGGACAAGCTTGGCAGTATCAGCAAGCAGGGCGATCGCTATTTGCGCAGCCTGTTCACGGCAGGCGCACTCGCCGTGATCCGCTATGCCAAGATCCATGGCACGGGGCATCGGCCCTGGCTCACCGCGTTGCTGGCGCGGCGACCCACCAAGGTCGCCGCCATCGCACTCGCCAACAAACTCGCCAGGATGGCATGGGCGATGATGGCCAGGAACGAACGCTACAAGGAACCCGCCGCTCCCACGGCGTAAACGAGACCACAGCCGGACACACCGGTGTGACGTAACGGTTGGAAGGGCGAACAGCACTTAATGCAGCGCGGTCGATCCGGCGATCAGGACAACCCACATGGGCCATGGCATCTTCGAATGCGTGCTTTTGATCGGGACCTGATCCGCGGAGGGCAATATGGCCAGCGGTCATGTGAACCGCGCAAACAGGCCGAACACATGGCCGCTTCGACCAACGCCGCAAAGTGAAGATTCTCCTTGCCAACCAGGAGCCGTCCACACATGGCATCTTCGAATGCGTGCTTTTGATCGGGACCTGATCCGCGGAGGGCAATATGGCCAGCGGTCATGTGAACCGCGCAAACAGGCCGAACACATGGCCGCTTCGACCAACGCCGCAAAGTGAAGATTCTCCTTGCCAACCAGGAGCCGTCCACACATGGCCCATTAGCGACATGTTGCGCTGCCGCACGAACTCGGTCGCTGTAAGGGCAAAGCGGACATTGCGTTCGTCGTATCGCGCGAATATCTCGCTCCGGCTTTGAGCGTCGGAAATTCATCAGTGAGGGACCGATGAAAGTCGCATTGCCTTACCTTGGAATTGCGCTCTCTGCTCGCTCACGGTCTGGTTGGTAAGTCTGGTGCTGTAGGCCCGCTTCTTGGTGTTCTCCTAGGGCTCGTCAGCGAGAAGCTCCGCTTCTATCAGGCTGTAGATCTCAATCGAATATCCGGGCCGGATAATAAGCGGCGCTCGGTTGCGCATATGCCCGCGTGCGTACGCGCTGCATAGGCGTTCATGAACCTAAACAACGGGTTCGCGCGTTGCTTCCGGGGCGACAAACAAGGAATCAAAAAGGGAGTAACGTCTATGCGTAAAGTGATCTTTGGTGCGGCAAGTGCATTAGCTCTTGCCTCGCCGGCAATGGCCAACGGGGTAACGCTGCCAAGTTTGCCTGTGCCATAGGAACGATGGCCGCGGCAGCTTTCCGCACCTGGAAAATGCCATGCGGCATGTTGCGTAACGCGGTCGATTTGTCCGGCATTGCTCGCGCAGTTTACGAGATCGATTACCAGACCGACAAAGACGCGGATGATCGAGCCGAGAAATTTCTAGATGCGCACCCTATTGTAGAGGTCTGGGACGGTCCCGCAGGCGAAGAAGTAAGCGACCGTAGCACTTGTTCAGCTTGCTCCTTGGTCAAACTGGCTGCCCAGGCGGTCCCGATCAATGCTGGCCCCTGCGTTCTCGATCGTAGACCCATCCAACCCCTGCATGCTCCAAACGCCCGGCGGCCCGTGCGAACTATTAAATCATTCTGCGGCCTTCAGCCCCTGTTCCGTGGGGTCGTAGCGCTGCCCGTTCTTCACCAGGCAGCCACCCTCAACCATCTTGTGGCCAAACACAGCGAACATGCCGGTTGGCTGCCACTCGGGTGATGCCGTCTCTGCGCTCGACGAGAAAGCCGTAGACTCGCGCCAGCCGTAGCGGCTTGAGCATGCCAGGAATGAGGATGATGGAGTTGGTCATTGCTTCCCAAGCGCGCGCCATCGTGAACGTTCCGAAGCGCAGCCGTGGCGACGAGCACCGAGGCGGGGCTTACAGTTTGAGAAAGCTACGGCGAGCGGGACGAGCGGCTTCACTCTGGGCTTGCAACAAAGAAACGGCCCCAGGCCAAGGGGAAGGACCCAGGGCTGGGGCCGCTCCGGGCTAACAATTAGATAGCCGGATACGTCTAAAACGCATGCAGATCAAACCCGCGTCGGATCGTGACAGTTCCTATGCCCCTGCTTTCGAGGCGGGTGGGCCTCGCCCGAAGGGCAGCGGTGCGCTCAACCGGCTTTAGAGGCGGTTGAGGCTCCGAGGGCGACGAGGCGTCGAGCCACCTGTGAAGTTACAGGGGTTCGCCTGCCACCGTCGAAGCTAGAACCTCGGCGGACTTCCCGTGAGCTAGTGTGCACGCCTGCGTACCGTAGCCTGTCAGGTGGTCCGCGTGACGGATACGAAAGGGGCGTGTTGCGCCCCGCCTGCCTCATCGCGTGCAAGAGTGGCTGAGGAGAGGCCGCCAGTTGAGGCGGCCTCACTCCGCGGCGTCCTGCACGGTGCGGATTTGCTCGGCGCGACGGGCAAGATCGTCATAGGTCTTGGCGACCTTGCGCAAGCTTTCCTTCGCCTCGCGATGCTCGCAATTATCGGCCTTGGTGCGAAACTCCTCCGCTCGCATTCGCCAATACTTTGGCGGGTGCATACGCTCGATGCCCATAGCGCCAATCCCTGAATTTGGTCCTTCATGCCGATTAATGGACCTTCGGTCCAAGTGTTCCGGCGGCCTACTAAAGTAGCAAATTGGATTCAGGCGCTCGAAACAAACTAGGCCACTGAGGTCGGAAACAGGCCAGCGCCTGGGGGACTGGCCGAAATAAGCCACTCTGAAAATCAAAATAGGCCACTTAAACTGCCTATGATTTTCGATCTGCCTCAAGGCACCGTTGGGAGGCCGGAATGGCATGTGAACACATCGCTGCCTTTTTGGATTCAATTTTCGGAGGCGGCATGAACGCCCTCAAGCCTCCTTACGTTATCAAAGTGGTGAATACGGTGCACCTGGCACCAGAGCTTAAGGAGTTGATCCGGGATCTTTCGTCGGCGATGGCGGAGACGCGAATGCGTCGGCTTGCCCGTACAGGCGAGGACGTTGTGGCTAGTCTTGAGATCGCGAAGTAGGGACACGCAATTTCGGCTGTTTGGGCCGCTCAACGTTACAGGCGGACAAGTCGGCGGACGCGCGGCAAGTCAGCTATGGACCCTGGCTGTGTGAAAACGCGGCGCCGCTGTTATGATTCTCCCGTGATTCTTGGAGGAATTGAATCCACGTCCGGTGCCCACGCGGCGCGCCGCCTCTGCGCTGACGAGTTCAGTTCCCAACTCATTGGCAAGACTGGCACCGATCTCGTCCTGCATATCGAATAAGTCCGCGATTGGTTTGTCGAAACGTTCGGCCCAGACGCGGTTGCCAGTCTCAGTATCAACAAGCTGGCAGTTGATGCGCATCCGGCTTCTACCTAGCTGCACGGCTCGCTCGAGGACGTAGCGAACGCCGAGATCGCGTCCGATCTGCTTCAGATCGACATGCTTTCCCTTGAAAGTGAAGGCCGTATGCGGCCAATCACGAAGATGCCGGCCACCCGCGAACGGTCGGCTGTCAGACTCTCCGTGACGCCGTCAACGAAGTAGTCCTGCTTAGGATCGGGACTGAGATTGACAAACGGCAGAACGACGAGCGAAGGCTTGTCATGGGCAGGTCTCAGTAGATCGCTGGTGATAGTTGGCGTCTTCCGATCGGGCGCCTCGCGCACAGTCGCATGAATCGGACAGCATTACCATTTTGCTTGCTGTAACAGCCGCAGCACGTCCGCAACAGGTCGCCACGCGGCCCTCAGCCGGGACCGGCTTAAAGATCGCTACGGGCCATCAGCAGCCCTTCACATCAGCAGACACAACGCTAAACAAAGCTTGATAGAAGATTGCAGCTAAAGCTTGTCTGGCTCCGCAAAGCAAGAAGCAACGCGATCACAGTGGTTGCTGATCCTAATGCAGTCATGAGGTAACACCCGCAGCATGCTCCGATGAGCGCCGCTGCAGCTCCAGTAACCGCGCACGCTATCTGCAGCACCCTCAGGTCTTGCAATGCAGGAACCTTCCTCTGTCTGCGATCTTGGTCGCGGGATTATCCTTCTGTTCAAATTCGGTGCGCTTAATCCATGTTAAACGAGCACGGCGAGAGCCGAGAAATTCAGTCGTCCTCGCCTGGTTCCGGTCGGCGAGGTATTGGACGTGCCCTCGGCCTGGGTGTGGTGGCGGGCGCAGCAGACGACGACTGCTCCGCAATTGGGACCTATGCAAGCGCAGGAGCGCAATTTGGTACCTCCCTGCTCTGGACGGCGCCGGTCACCTTCCCGATGATGTTCGCTGTCGTCTACCTGTCCTCCAAGCTTGGCCAGGTTAGCGGCAAAGGCTTGTTCCATGTCATTAAAGAAAACTATCCAAATTATATTCTCTGGCCGACCTTAATCGCCGTCCTGCTGGGTAACACGATCGAGGCCGCAGCCGACTTGGGAGGCATGGCAGCTGCCATCGGGCTTTTCATTCCACTTCCTGTTCCGGTCATCGTGATCGGTGTGGCTGCCGCGATCGTTGCGCTGCAAATTTTGGGCTCTTACGAACTAATTCGCAATGTCTTTCGGTGGCTTGCCCTGGTCCTCTTCGCCTATATAGGATCGGCCTTGTTGGCGAAGCCAGACCCGTGGGAAGTGCTGCGTGGCACTTTCGTGCCTACAGTCCAATTCTCGCGCGACTTCCTCTCGATACTAGTTGCGATCATCGGCACCAGCCTCTCAGCCTATCTCTACACATGGCAATCAAATGTCGAGGTGGAAGAGGAGATCGAGCAAGGCCGCACCAAATTGTCGGAACGTCAGGGTGCAAGCACACAAGAGCTTCGGCAATCTCGCAACGACATTCTAACAGGCATGCTCTTCTCTAACATCATCATGTACTTCATCATGCTCTCGACTGCGGCCACGCTGCACAAGGCTGATCAGACCAATATCGAAACTGCAGCGCAGGCTGCGGAAGCATTGCGACCGATAGCAGGTGACGCGGCAGGATTGCTGTTCGCCTTGGGAATTATCGCCGTTGGATTTCTAGCTGTACCGATCATGACGACTGGTGCGGCCTATGATCTTTGCCAAGTGCTTGGTTGGATAAGCAGCCTTCATGCCAAACCAAAGGACGCCCCGAAGTTCTATGCTGTTATCGTCGCCTTCACGATAATCGCCGTCGGCCTAAACTTTCTTGGCTTCAACCCCATGCGGGCGTTAGTGTACTCAGGCATCGTGCAGGGATTCTCGACGCCACCTTTGTTGCTTTTCATCCTGTTGATGACCAACAACCGCCAAATCATGGGTGACAAAGTCAATACCTTACCCCTCAATATCCTTTCCTGGATAACAGTGATCGCCATCTTCTCGGCGAGCGTCGGCCTTGTTGCCTCGTGGTTTATTTAGGTCCGCGTAGGGTCAAAAGCAGCGGTGGACGCCAAGTTGGATCGGTGTCCGGTTTGCCCTGACAGTGGACACGACACGCGCTCAATCGAGTTCCAAATTTTGAGTACCCTTGAGGGGGCAATTCCCCCACTTTAAGGACGGAGGCGCTCATCTGATCAAGTCCACCACGAGATAAAGGATGTACCCTACCGAGCAGGCGATCCAAATGAAGATCGCAATGAGAAACCAGTCGCGCTTTTTGGCCATCGGAGCGTCCTTCGCAACAATCGAAAAGGCACGCAAGCAGGAATGAATAGAGATCGACTCGGCCTCGGCGAAGATACGCCTCTTCTGCAAGCCTAATCCATTCGTCGGCGAACCGCCAAGCTTCTGTCAGCGAACAATGCCAGCAGCATCATCCTTGCTGGGGACCAGCCAATCAACGGCGAGCAGGCAAGCTTCGAGGACAAGGACGGCGGCTAGGCCGCCGAGCCAACCGAAGAACACGATGGAAAAGGTTGCGAGTAGGAGAGCACAGAAGATGTCGGCGAGCATCTTGGCCGAGCTGCTCGCCTCGGCTCTGGTCTGACGTGAAGTAAGGCATTGGAATTGCTCCTTGAGGATCTCGACGTCAGTCATAAGCACGGCGGCCGTCCACCCCTTTCAAGGGATAGAAGGATCCGGTGCACCAAAGAAATATCGTCAATCGTTTCATCTGCGCTGATCATCAGCGATGGCGGCAACGAAATGCCTAGGGATTTCGCGGCTTTCAGGTTAACAACAAACTCGAGACGAGTGGGCTGTTCAACGGGGAAGTCCGCCGGACGTGCACCCGCCAGGATTTTTGCAGAATAAGTCGTGGCCTTGCGGAAATGTTCTGGGAACTCCTGTCCATACGACATCAGCAACCCGTACGGCACCATTTCCGACCGAGCACGAATACGATCGGGATCGATGATGTTGCCTTTCTGAGCGCAATAGCTCCGTCCTGAGTGACGGCAATGAGCAGGTCGACATTGGCATCGACCAACTCACGCGCAAGTATCGGATACCTCTCGGCTTGCTCGGCCGGACACTCATGGAAGAACGTGAGGTTTTTACCTTCCACCCCCGAGATCCCTGAACGCCTTAACTAGACCCATGCTCTTCTTCGGGGTTGAGTTTTGTCGAGCTTCCTGACTGTGCTGCCGCCGCCATCGGCAATAAGGCTGTCAGGCCGATCGCTGCAATAAGCTCCCTGCGCAGCATGTGCCCCTCCCGGAACGGACGATGTGAGATTGTAGCTTGGGTTCTGAAGGTCGTTGCATCGCATTCTCCTGTCGGCGCTGCGTAGTAAACAGACTGCTTGTCATCATCGCGCGCCAGAGCCGAACGTTCTAACCGTGGGCTGCCAGGTACGCTCGCGTCCCGGAGGCCCGGCGCGTGGCCGCGATCATCGCGGCCGGATTCACTTCTCGATCGCTGCACCCAGCGCCCATCCGGCACGGACGTCCGTGGCCAATGCGCCAGGACGGCTATTCTGGGCGTAGCGAGCACTCCGCCGAGCGCAGATGTACGCTCTTTCCTGGGGTACGCTCAAGCCAGGGCTCCGACAACTGCTCCAAGATGCACGCTGTGACCGGAGGGAAAGGAATCGTACGGCTTCCCGGAGATACCAACACCTCGTGGATCAGAACCGTCACGTGCAACTGAAACGATCCGCCTCGATGGACGGGACGGAGGCTTTTCTGATCTCCATGCATCGTGGAATATTTACCGGGCATCGACTCTAGTACCCAGCCACTCGGCTGCCGTATCATTTGATGCGGCCCGCCAGAAATACTTCACGCGCACAATTAACTTATGTGCCTGCAGCTTGCATTTGTTCGGAGATATAACTCCCGAACGTCAAAGGGAGATCACCGTGACCAAGCGCAGGAGACGATTCAAGCAAACAGACTCTCTCGAAGCGCGGCTGGCGCAGTTCGCGACAAATCTGCGAGAACAGGCAGACCACCAGCCTCCGGGAGACGAACGCAACTCGTTGCTGAAGCGCGCCTACAACGCAGATCAAGCGATCGACATCGATCGGCATCTACGCGAGCAGCGTTAGCACTCATTAGCTTCGTCACGTCGGGAATTCACTGGCTCTTCCGGAAGTGAGGACAAAGGTCCCGGCACGTCAGGGCGGATGTACCCCTCGTGCCAGGAAAGGCTCCCGCTCCCTAGACCCACAGCCTTTTCACTTTGGGCATTGAACGGCCGCACGCGTCAAGATGTTGGCAGTACAACGGAGATTCGAATGATGCGGAAAGCATATTCCAAGTTAAGCGACAACCAGAGGGACGTCGCCATGTACTTTGCATTCCTGGGCTCTTCGCTACCCGTCATGCTGGTGCTTAGCGCCGGTCACTTCTGACAGGTCATCGGCACAAGCGGGTCGATGCGCCAGAGGTGTACTCAACGGACCGGATCGTCCGCAGGTGCAGAGTGGTGCGAACAGGTCAATTTGTCGAGCAGCCTTGCTGGAGCATATTTGGTGTTAAAGAATCTCGGTCGCGGCCCAAGCGGCAGTTACCCCGGCTCGGAGCACGAGCCAGTCGTCCTTCTGTTCGAGTCTGGACCAGCCAGCTTCGCCAGCGTTTCTGCCTCAAACGTTCGGCTCAGGGCAGCGCTCCCGGAAACCGCGGCTAGTGCATGTTCGATCTCTGCCATTTCTCAAGGTCAAGTGGTGGCCGCTTCGGATCGATCTGGCCTTTCTCCGGATTGCCCCCCGCTAGGGTTCGCCGGTCTGCCGGTGAGTTGGCATATCGGTCTCTGCCGCGGATCGTCGCGCGGCGTTGTCGAACGTTCCTATCGGTGAACGAATGTCGGGGAGCGGCGCGTTCGCATCAACGAATGCCTTGATCGTTTAACGCATGTTTATTCCCGAGGAAGTGGCCTTGCCATTGCAAGCATACCTCCGGCGATCATAGGAACGCCCGTGTGGGAATCGGCTTGTCTGACATCAATGTGCCGAGCCGCGCACGAGTTCACCACATGCAAGCACGTCAATCAAATAGCTTCCCGACCTCCGCGGGCGTCCTTCTCGGACTCGGCCTCGGCGGATTCTTCGACGGCATCGTTTTTCATCAGCTGCTGCAATGGCATCATATGTTAAGCGGCTGGTATCCGCTCAATTCCATCGACAACATCAGGCTCACACGACCTGGGACGGCCTTTTCCACAGCGCCACCTATGTCTCGGTGCTTGCTGCTCTCTATTTGCTCTGGCGGCGGGCGCGCCGAAACGAGTTGCAATGGTCTCGCTGGCATTGTCTCGGTGCGATCCTGCTGGGATGGGGCATCTTCAACCTGGTCGAGGGCGTAGTCGACCACCAGGTCCTCCGGCTCCATCAGGTCAATGAGACGGTGCCCGAAGGCCAGCGCATTTTCTGGGATATCGGCTTCCTGCTGTGGGGAGCGGCAATGACCGTCATCGGCGCCGCGATGGCGCGTGCGGGAGCGGAGAGAGCGCATGCGCAAGGCAGTCTACAGGCTCGTTAAACGCACGCCGCCGGCTTTGGTCTACGCCATCTTATTATTGCTGCTGGTGCTGGCAACAGCACCGGCGTTTCGCCTCGTCCTGTTCGGTCTATCGCTGGATGAACTCTTGCAGTTGCGCTGCTTTGCGCCGATCTGAGGGAGAAGGAGAGCATGGTGGAGTTCAGGCTTCCGAAACATTCCCGCATCGAGCAGGGCAAGATTTGGCCGAAACCGGACACCACGAGCTTGCGCGAGTTTCGCATCTATCGCTGGAATCCGGACGATGGCCGCAATCCGCGCCTCGACACATACTTCGTCGCCACCAGTGATTGCGGGCCGATGGTGCTGGATGGTCTGATCTGGATCAAGAACAACGTCGACTCGACCTTGACGTTCAGGCGCTCCTGCCGGGAGGGCGTCTGCGGCTCCTGCTCGATGAACATCGCCGGCCAGAACACGCTGGCCTGCACCAAGTCCATGAGCGAGGACGTTGCGGAAGGCGAGCCGCTCCGCGTACTGCCCTTGCCGCACCAGCCGGTGGTGAAGGATCTGGTCCCTGACCTTACGAACTTCTATGCGCAGCTTGCCTTGATCG contains the following coding sequences:
- a CDS encoding type 1 periplasmic-binding domain-containing protein, translated to MEGKNLTFFHECPAEQAERYPILARELVDANVDLLIAVTQDGAIALRKATSSIPIVFVLGRKWCRTGC
- a CDS encoding ABC transporter substrate binding protein gives rise to the protein MSYGQEFPEHFRKATTYSAKILAGARPADFPVEQPTRLEFVVNLKAAKSLGISLPPSLMISADETIDDISLVHRILLSLERGGRPPCL
- a CDS encoding transposase; the protein is MATALVASVADAKVFRSGRDFSAWVGLVPKQNSSGGKDKLGSISKQGDRYLRSLFTAGALAVIRYAKIHGTGHRPWLTALLARRPTKVAAIALANKLARMAWAMMARNERYKEPAAPTA
- a CDS encoding succinate dehydrogenase iron-sulfur subunit, whose protein sequence is MVEFRLPKHSRIEQGKIWPKPDTTSLREFRIYRWNPDDGRNPRLDTYFVATSDCGPMVLDGLIWIKNNVDSTLTFRRSCREGVCGSCSMNIAGQNTLACTKSMSEDVAEGEPLRVLPLPHQPVVKDLVPDLTNFYAQLALIEPWLQTRSPEPQKEWRQSHEDRAKLDGLYECILCACCSTSCPSYWWNSERFLGPAALIQAARWINDSRDEATGERLDMLEDPFRIYRCHTILNCAKACPKGLNPGEAIAALRLKMVERKF
- a CDS encoding glycosyltransferase family 9 protein, encoding MRAGDFARAWEINDRDLIEIAHPPKHMGPRHLQRIWRGEDLNGKNVLVRCYHGLGDTIQFLRFMRPLRDIARSVTIWCQSELLPLVERTDGVDRAFALHDGAPDHQFEVDIEIMEVPHAVKARRDQIEMRIPYLALPSAVAPTLPQGGGRAVGLVWEVGNWDKRRTIPSALLRRLVVPGVTLCSLQLGAGAAELAEIGAIDISTPDVVALGHVLQQLDLVVCVDTMVAHLAGALGYDAWVLLHADCDWRWPLAGSRSSWYPSLTLFHQRVSGDWDHVISDVRNALVGRVSELQGVV
- a CDS encoding Nramp family divalent metal transporter — its product is MLNEHGESREIQSSSPGSGRRGIGRALGLGVVAGAADDDCSAIGTYASAGAQFGTSLLWTAPVTFPMMFAVVYLSSKLGQVSGKGLFHVIKENYPNYILWPTLIAVLLGNTIEAAADLGGMAAAIGLFIPLPVPVIVIGVAAAIVALQILGSYELIRNVFRWLALVLFAYIGSALLAKPDPWEVLRGTFVPTVQFSRDFLSILVAIIGTSLSAYLYTWQSNVEVEEEIEQGRTKLSERQGASTQELRQSRNDILTGMLFSNIIMYFIMLSTAATLHKADQTNIETAAQAAEALRPIAGDAAGLLFALGIIAVGFLAVPIMTTGAAYDLCQVLGWISSLHAKPKDAPKFYAVIVAFTIIAVGLNFLGFNPMRALVYSGIVQGFSTPPLLLFILLMTNNRQIMGDKVNTLPLNILSWITVIAIFSASVGLVASWFI